From the genome of Uranotaenia lowii strain MFRU-FL chromosome 1, ASM2978415v1, whole genome shotgun sequence, one region includes:
- the LOC129744144 gene encoding elongation of very long chain fatty acids protein 7, which yields MAFLLTDIYDWYRDLMDNRSDPRVADWPMMSSPLPTLGLCIFYAYFSKSLAPKIMENRKPLDLRNFLVIYNLFQTVFSTWIFYEYLQSGWWGHYSFRCQPVDYSDNPLALRMARTCWWYYISKFTEFFDTLFFLLRKKNQHVSTLHVIHHGCMPFSVWMGMKFAPGGHSTFFAMLNSFVHIVMYFYYMVAALGPKYQKYIWWKKYLTAFQMIQFVAIFTHQFQLLFTECNYPKGFMVWIGLHGVMFLFLFSDFYKQAYSKRKSAAAAAAAAKRNAENGKYDALPSNKNGSLTTTTTNGGSNGYHYQNGSNGKLTNGDLANNNQGACMPVMDDEEAAGKAGQLHQRKVNGLHSNGGTDPLLLLAGNGKSYSNGGSAHNNNTINSSNGFVDAIRREEMADRAANNSMEATRRKIQ from the exons ATCCCCGGGTCGCAGACTGGCCGATGATGTCCTCACCCCTGCCAACGCTCGGACTGTGCATATTCTACGCGTACTTTAGCAAATCCCTCGCACCAAAGATCATGGAAAACCGGAAACCCCTGGATCTGAGGAATTTTCTCGTCATTTACAACCTTTTCCAGACTGTCTTCAGCACCTGGATATTTTATGAG TATTTACAAAGTGGTTGGTGGGGCCACTACAGCTTCCGGTGTCAACCGGTAGACTACTCCGACAATCCCCTTGCCTTACGG ATGGCGCGAACGTGCTGGTGGTACTACATCTCCAAGTTCACCGAATTCTTCGACACGCTATTTTTCCTGCTCCGGAAGAAGAACCAGCACGTGTCGACCCTGCACGTGATCCATCACGGGTGCATGCCGTTCTCGGTGTGGATGGGCATGAAGTTTGCCCCGG gtGGCCACAGTACATTTTTCGCCATGCTGAACTCGTTTGTACATATTGTTATGTATTTCTACTACATGGTAGCTGCCCTAGGACCCAAATACCAGAAGTACATCTGGTGGAAGAAGTACCTGACCGCCTTCCAGATG ATCCAATTCGTGGCCATCTTCACGCACCAGTTCCAGCTGCTGTTCACCGAGTGCAACTACCCGAAGGGCTTCATGGTGTGGATCGGTCTGCACGGGGTCATGTTTCTGTTCCTGTTTTCGGACTTCTACAAACAAGCCTACAGCAAGCGGAAATCGGCGGCGGCTGCAGCGGCCGCGGCCAAGCGAAATGCCGAAAATGGCAAATATGACGCGCTGCCCAGCAACAAAAATGGCAgcctgacgacgacgacgaccaatGGCGGCAGCAATGGCTATCACTACCAAAACGGTAGCAACGGCAAGCTGACCAATGGCGATCTGGCCAACAACAACCAGGGCGCGTGCATG CCGGTCATGGACGACGAGGAGGCCGCGGGTAAGGCGGGGCAACTGCATCAGCGCAAAGTCAACGGACTGCACTCGAATGGTGGAACCGacccgctgctgctgctggccgGAAATGGCAAATCGTACAGCAATGGTGGTAGCGcccacaacaacaacaccatCAACAGCTCGAACGGATTCGTCGATGCCATCCGCCGGGAGGAAATGGCCGACCGGGCCGCCAACAACTCGATGGAAGCCACCCGACGGAAGATCCAGTAA